Proteins found in one Siniperca chuatsi isolate FFG_IHB_CAS linkage group LG22, ASM2008510v1, whole genome shotgun sequence genomic segment:
- the LOC122869750 gene encoding sterile alpha motif domain-containing protein 9-like isoform X2: protein MERNSTETLTKEEYIHLFENVSQYVQQNPKSKNTQLFSFLALLNAYIPESYLLMSECQKILGPPDPIHGGPPFEERMEPFTVFINVSSPSLEPVCMIHSVAAKIAVGQLAKLGISRSTTMKNFMISLCGDQPQRHIIQFITDILLKREMGEKGKDKFSRLTEDIRMQENVYNAVSVLKTASDKLREKPIFPQTISRLYYNSRITTKYQRAEEWAKNAIKRAPNNSYVADTLGQIHKNCLMREAKQPEDILYMANEAFRAFKDVEMKADKEEGPEMKDTAGIVSISNSFNNRGLFGFIQVAKIAFEKLNKERSSEEHRGFIQNLKMEVEAKFDFFEWYLTYSKPDKKSLEPRYFWKDVALCYEHYTTKTAAESTSFPGLLDCLNHGLFTSKGRRARFEEAEKTVSDLEAIRDDLKTAYEANVNDVEAAERYILSNIILSNKMHDFPQLTSVKELQTIMHRFLGTEVRRRSPEFYLLVLLLFWPEEEPQVVQEEDDEEVEQLSTEDDQTWEDEDRDEEQETRAEPAQLSPDLMFDPDLQQHVTFMEEAFERAKYAKYLRGRYLLPLFFLGKGSGLSKWIHKSRLDAIVEQKVDAELADEQGKRMKEKWRRINKIWIKREVWRVPEIQDILLPVQVEVSHSTTMPMEHEKKKVFVCAGGKKIMATTEVEPDASALSPLLFYLGFTIQGPVIFKAGFPPMSGQ, encoded by the coding sequence ATGGAGGCCCCCCCTTTGAAGAAAGAATGGAGCCTTTTACTGTCTTCATCAACGTATCCAGTCCAAGCCTTGAACCTGTGTGTATGATTCACTCAGTGGCTGCAAAGATAGCTGTGGGGCAACTAGCTAAGTTAGGGATTTCCAGGAGTACTACAATGAAAAACTTTATGATCTCACTTTGTGGAGATCAGCCCCAACGGCATATAATCCAGTTCATCACAGATATTCTGttaaagagagagatgggagaaaAGGGTAAGGATAAGTTCTCAAGGTTGACTGAAGATATAAGGATGCAAGAGAATGTATACAATGCTGTCTCTGTCTTGAAAACTGCATCAGATAAATTGAGAGAGAAACCCATTTTCCCACAAACCATTTCCCGTCTCTATTACAACAGCAGAATCACCACTAAATATCAAAGAGCTGAAGAATGGGCAAAGAATGCCATTAAAAGAGCTCCAAACAACTCTTATGTGGCTGACACTCTTGGGCAGATTCATAAGAACTGTTTGATGAGGGAAGCCAAGCAACCGGAGGATATCTTATACATGGCAAACGAGGCCTTCAGAGCATTTAAAGATGTGGAGATGAAAGCTGACAAAGAAGAGGGCCCAGAAATGAAGGACACAGCTGGAATTGTAAGCATTTCAAATTCCTTCAACAACAGAGGCCTTTTTGGCTTCATTCAAGTGGCAAAGATAGCCTTTGAGAAACTCAATAAAGAAAGATCTTCAGAGGAACACAGGGGTTTCatccaaaacttaaaaatggAAGTTGAGGCCAAGTTTGACTTTTTTGAATGGTACCTAACCTACTCCAAGCCTGACAAGAAATCTTTAGAGCCACGTTACTTCTGGAAGGACGTTGCTCTTTGTTACGAACACtacacaacaaaaacagcagctgaatcCACCAGCTTTCCAGGCCTTCTAGATTGTCTGAATCATGGCCTTTTCACGTCAAAGGGAAGACGTGCTAGGTTTGAGGAGGCTGAGAAAACAGTGTCTGATTTAGAGGCAATCCGAGATGATTTGAAAACCGCCTACGAGGCAAATGTTAATGATGTTGAAGCAGCTGAGAGGTACATCCTCTCCAACATCATCTTGAGCAACAAGATGCATGACTTTCCTCAGCTCACCTCGGTGAAAGAACTCCAAACAATAATGCACAGATTCTTGGGCACAGAAGTGAGGCGGAGAAGCCCTGAGTTTTACCTTTTGGTTCTCCTGTTGTTTTGGCCTGAGGAAGAGCCTCAGGTGGTGCAagaagaggatgatgaagaaGTGGAACAGTTGTCCACAGAGGATGACCAAACCTGGGAGGATGAGGACAGGGATGAGGAACAAGAAACAAGAGCAGAGCCTGCACAGCTATCTCCTGACCTCATGTTTGACCCTGACCTGCAACAGCATGTCACATTCATGGAGGAAGCATTTGAGAGAGCAAAGTATGCCAAGTACCTTCGAGGCCGTTACCTTTTGCCTCTGTTTTTTCTGGGAAAGGGCTCTGGACTGAGCAAATGGATTCACAAATCAAGGTTGGATGCAATCGTGGAGCAAAAGGTGGATGCTGAGCTAGCTGATGAACAAGGtaaaagaatgaaagagaaatgGAGGCGGATCAATAAAATATGGATCAAGAGGGAAGTATGGCGAGTCCCAGAAATCCAAGATATCCTCCTTCCAGTCCAGGTAGAGGTATCCCACTCTACCACGATGCCAATGGAGCATGAAAAGAagaaagtgtttgtttgtgctggagGGAAGAAAATAATGGCTACAACAGAGGTTGAACCTGATGCTTCAGCACTGAGCCCACTGCTTTTCTATCTTGGCTTCACCATTCAGGGTCCTGTCATCTTCAAAGCGGGATTTCCTCCCATGTCTGGACAGTGA